The sequence below is a genomic window from Actinomycetota bacterium.
TTCTGGCCAGGCGTAGCGGCGCTATCGCGAGAGGATGATTGCGATGATAGAGGTTGATGTAAGGGGATTATCGTGCCCGATGCCGTTGGTGGAAACCAAGAAAGCGCTAGATTCCGGACCCGATAATCTCACCGTGCTGGCAGACTCAGGTACAGCTAAAGCCAACGTTGTTGCCATGCTGAGAGACAGTGGCTACGACGTGACAGTCGATGAGTCGGCTGAGGGCTATAGCATAAAAGCAACGAGGGCATGAGATCCGCTTCGACAGGTGCAGCGCCTTCAAGCGAGGCTAGTCAAGCACTCGGGCTCCTGCTTTTCGACGAGATCGCTGAAGCCATGGCTGCCGAATCGGTTCTTATCGATCACGGGCTGAAAGTGGCCATGGTTGCACCACCCTTCGATCTCAGGGTGGGATGCGACCTTGCACTCGAGTTGCCCGCTGAGGAGATCTCTCAGGGGATAACGCATCTCATTGCGGGCGAGGTGAGGGTGCGAGCATGGACCGTGAGCGCAGATGGTGGTGAGAGGCTCGTAAACGTAGCAACCACAGTCGACTACGGTTCTTGGCTCATGGTTAGAGTCGGCAATATGAAGCTCACCGTCAAGAAGGATGATGGTTTGATCGTCAACATCAGCGGTGGTGGTTGCCCGGATATTCCATTCCTGAACATCGAACTGGTCGGACTGAGGCTAGATCAGGCGCCTCGGCCACGAGAGCTCGGGGCCACAATCTGTGGCCTGATGCTGGATTCGGCATTCGTTGAGGCGTGCCATCTACTCGGGGCCAAGCGATGATGAGGACCCTTGTTGTTGCGACCTATCCTGCCATCTCAGGGAGCCCTATCGTTGGCTCCGCCTCCTTCGAAAGTGGTGGAGTTCGTATAGCGGACCGGGAGTACCCCTGTATGCAAGGGGCATTTGCCCTCATCGCAACCGCTGCAATTGTGGCCAAGGCCAACCAGGCTCCGCCTCCCCATGTTCTCCTGTGCCCGGATATCGGCCGCGGAGACGGCACAATCCAGGCATTCGGTATGCTCGCTGAAGTCATCTCCCGGATAGAACCCGATATCGTGGTCTTCCACTACATGAAGCCGCTGGTCTCGCTGATGTTCGATGCCGTTTCACAGATCGACCAGATCCGCCCCCAGGCGACCTTGGTGGCCGATGCTGGCGGGATGTATGCGGCCAAGGCGGCGGGAGTAGCCCAGCGCTTCGAGTTGATGACCCCCGATGTCGGGGAGATAGGGTTTCTCGCTGACCCTGACACACAGCATCCTGCTTACTCATCGAAGTTCATCTTCGGCGGTCAAGATTTCAATCCGAAGCAGCTGGCTGGGCGTGCATGGGAGTCCGGAGGTTCAGCCCGAACCCTCATCATCAAAGGTGCGGTAGATCATATCTGCCGAGAAGGCCGTGTGGTCGCGCAAGTCAGCGAACCCTCAGTGCCGTCGCTAGAGGCTATCGGCGGAACCGGTGATACGCTGACCGGAATCGTTGCTGCCCTCATGGCCGCCGGGTTGCCCACTGTCGACGCGGCGACCATGGGGTGCGAGATTAATCGCCGGGCCGGGGAGGATATCGCAGCTACTCCGGCCACGAGTGTTTCTCAGCTCATAGGGGCGATTCGCGCTTCGATGTGAGCGTGTGGCAGCCAGGCCTCGCTACGGGTTACAGTGTCTGCACCGACCGGGATCAGCCATTTTTCCCTTCGGCAGATCGGTCGTCTCGGCGAATGCGCATTTTGCACAGGTACGTGTCTCTGTACTTGGCTCATCGGTAAGTCCGCCGCAATCGGCGCAGGGGAGACGCCCAGAGCGAGTAGTCACGGCGTAGCCGGGCGTCGCACACGCAGGACAGGGGGTGACCAGCTTGGTCGCAAGGTCCTCGGCGGCTGATTTGATTACGGCCATGCGCGTCGGGTTGGTGTGCGCCCGAAGATCGGTCTCGACATGGACTTTTCCTTCCGAGGACAAGGAGAAGGCCCACCGAAGGGCTTTGGAAAGCTCCGGTTCGGTGCTGATTCCCTTGAGGATGCGAGCGTCGCTCTCGCTGTCGGGCCTGACGACTAGCTGGTGTGCTGGGAAGCCCACGCGCGCCTTGAACTCTTCCAGCTCATCCGGGTGCGATATGACGAGGTGGGCGAAGTTGGACTTCCCCTGAGCGACCCCGACTATCTCCAGGCCGCGTTCGTCATCGAGAAAGAG
It includes:
- a CDS encoding sulfurtransferase TusA family protein gives rise to the protein MIEVDVRGLSCPMPLVETKKALDSGPDNLTVLADSGTAKANVVAMLRDSGYDVTVDESAEGYSIKATRA
- a CDS encoding DUF3343 domain-containing protein; translation: MRSASTGAAPSSEASQALGLLLFDEIAEAMAAESVLIDHGLKVAMVAPPFDLRVGCDLALELPAEEISQGITHLIAGEVRVRAWTVSADGGERLVNVATTVDYGSWLMVRVGNMKLTVKKDDGLIVNISGGGCPDIPFLNIELVGLRLDQAPRPRELGATICGLMLDSAFVEACHLLGAKR